A genomic segment from Solenopsis invicta isolate M01_SB chromosome 5, UNIL_Sinv_3.0, whole genome shotgun sequence encodes:
- the LOC105195207 gene encoding probable E3 ubiquitin-protein ligase makorin-1 isoform X2 — MADNWSQSVVCRYFKNGACREGNNCRYRHVQGSRNDASVNEAASTYSSAHNTHVTCRFFKHGMCKFGNQCRFRHSSSTADSNNAALTNTMENSASGQHNSTANSSRNKKADKRNAEEWVKAPEFIPTTGSPIAGSSIDGSSTSGTSPSTSMPVSYAQAVNPSGQASNPALEPLCPYAEATGICKNSNCTYLHGDICELCGRAALHPHNEELRKKHTNACVKQHEADMELSFAIQRSKEKSCGVCFETIMEKSSREQRFGILPNCNHCFCLTCIRKWRQAKQFDNKIIRACPECRIPSDFVCPSMYWVDTKEEKEKLIRDYKGALSTKDCKYFNKGRGKCPFGNKCFYLHALPDGTKKDVGPPVRQRRSTADSDIDILHQLILWDFFDERDDRWMYLDLEDIPFFSDSDDSDWSDYELSFD, encoded by the exons ATGGCCGACAATTGGTCTCAGAGTGTTGTTTGCCG ATACTTCAAGAATGGCGCTTGTCGTGAAGGAAATAACTGCCGATATCGGCATGTACAAGGGAGCAGAAATGATGCAAGTGTCAACGAGGCAGCGTCGACCTATAGCTCTGCTCATAATACTCATGTTACTTGTCGCTTCTTCAAACATGGCATGTGTAAGTTCGGTAATCAGTGCCGATTTCGTCACAGTTCAAGTACCGCGGATAGCAACAATGCCGCGCTAACAAACACAATGGAAAATTCTGCCTCAGGTCAGCATAACAGTACAGCAAATTCTTCGAGAAACAA gAAAGCTGATAAACGCAATGCTGAAGAATGGGTTAAAGCACCAGAGTTTATACCTACAACCGGGTCTCCGATCGCTGGATCATCTATTGATGGATCATCCACTTCAGGAACATCTCCAAGCACGTCAATGCCAGTCTCGTATGCTCAGGCTGTTAATCCATCTGGTCAAGCCTCAAATCCTGCCTTAGAACCTCTATGTCCCTATGCCGAAGCAACTGGAAtctgtaaaaattcaaattgcacATATCTACATGGTGACATTTGTGAATTATGTGGCCGTGCAGCTCTTCATCCACACAATGAAGAATTGAGGAAGAAACATACGAAT GCATGCGTAAAGCAACACGAAGCAGATATGGAATTATCCTTTGCCATTCAACGCAGCAAAGAGAAATCTTGCGGCGTTTGTTTCGAGACAATAATGGAAAAATCCTCGCGAGAACAGAGATTTGGTATATTACCAAATTGCAATCACTGCTTCTGTCTAACTTGCATCAGAAAATGGCGCCAAGCCAAACAGTTTGACAACAAAATTATAAGAGCATGTCCTGAGTGCCGTATTCCTTCAGACTTTGTCTGCCCCAGTATGTATTGGGTGGACACAAAGGAGGAAAAGGAGAAGCTAATAAGAGATTATAAAGGCGCCTTGAG TACCAAGGATTGCAAGTACTTCAACAAGGGTCGCGGCAAGTGTCCGTTTGGTAATAAATGTTTCTATCTTCACGCGCTTCCGGATGGGACTAAAAAAGACGTGGGTCCACCAGTTCGACAGAGGCGTAGCACCGCTGACTCTGACATCGACATCCTGCAT CAACTAATCTTGTGGGATTTCTTCGATGAAAGGGACGATCGTTGGATGTATCTCGATTTAGAAGATATCCCTTTCTTCTCAGATTCCGACGATTCCGATTGGTCCGATTATGAGCTGTCGTTCGATTAG